The region GAACTGAAAGATAGCGGCATCGTTCTTGACCTCGACACCAAGAGCAACGGCTTCGGCCGCCCCTCGCAGCTTCTCTCCCTCTATCCCGGAACGGGGCGTTGCGCAGGCGTTCTGCTTGGCCTCGGCGAAATCCGCATCGTCATCTGCGATCTCGCCCATACCGTGCTTTCCGACGTCTGGTTTGAAATGCGCCGCGACTACACGCCGGAAGAGGCGGCCGAGCAGATCAAGGCCAATCTCACGCGGGAATGCGCCTCGCTCGGTCTTGCCATCAAGGATCTCCTGGGCGTCGGTCTCGCGATCTCTGCGCCGCTCAGCTATGACGGGCGCGTGCTGAACGGCGACGTGCTGCCGACCTGGGGCGGCGTCGACCTTGCCGCGATCTTCTCCAAACATCTCGACTGTCCGCTGCATGCGGAGAACGAGAGTCATTGCGGCGCGCTCGCCGAAATGACCTGGGGTGCGGCGATCGGCGAGAAGGACTTCGTGCTCTACAAGTTCGATCTCGGCGTCGGCGGCGCGATCGTGCGAGACGGCGTGGTGCAGCGCGGCTTCAATGGCAGCGCGGCCGAGTTCGGCCATATCGTGCTCGATTCCCACGGCAGCCTCTGCCGCTGCGGCAATCGGGGCTGCCTTCAGACCTTCGTTGGAGGCTATCACCTCATGCGGCATGCCGAAGCCTTCGGCGGGCAGCCGGTCACCATCGATCAGTTCATCGAGCGCGCCCGCGAGGGGCGCCTCGGATATCGGCGCCTGATCGAGGATGCGGCGGAAAAGGCCGGCTGGGGCATGGGCATCACCGCCAGCATCCTCAATCCGCCGCTCTTCATCATTGTCGGCAAGCTGGCGACGATCGGCGAGGCCTTCACCGAGCCTCTGGAGCGAAGCTTCGCGCGTCACACGCTGCCCCCGCCTGACCAGGTTGCCGACATGCCTCGGCCGCGTTTCGTCGTCGGCAAGTTCCTCGGCAATGACGACACCGTCATGGGCGCTGTCGCTCTGGTGCTTCACCAGCATGGCCGGGTGGCACACAGCCTCTGAGGCCTAGGGCTCACAATTCGAAATGAGCAGGCCCACGCCAGGTCTCCGACCATGCTGGCCGCCGGGTTACTGATGGCCTTCTCGATGAACAACGTTCTAGACCAAGTTGACCGCCGGGCGGTTGAGGGCGATTGGCGATCTACGCCGCCGTCCAGAGGACGCCAGGCAATCGATCTTGCTTACCAAGCCGGGGGCGACAGCTTTCGGCTTCCCCGGGTCGGCAATTGTGTCTCGATCCGAGCGCGCTACTGGCGCGGCGCCCCGCCGTATCGTCGGTGTTTTAGACGATCTGCTTGATGAAGCTTTCAAGCATGGCTTTCAGGCGCTGGGCGTCTTCATTGCCATAGTTGTCCTCGACCTTGGCCTCGTGCTCTTCGACGCGCTTGTTCTGGCTTGCCAGCATCGAAGCACCCTTGTCGGACAGAAACATGCGCACCTTGCGGCGATCGGACGGGTCGGGCACGCGGTAGACGAGCGCATCCTGCACCATGCGATCGACAAGCTTGGTCAGTGTCGGCAGATTGAGCGCCAGCTCCTCGGCAAGCTTCCCCATCGGCAGGCCACCAGACTCCGACAGCACCTTCATGAGCCGCCACTGGTCGAGGGATACGCCTTCTGCGGTCAATTGACGGCTCAGATGCCTGTTGGCTTGAGCCAACAGATGAGACAGATGATCGTTGAGCGAGCGCTCGGCCATGATTCTTTAATCAGCAATTGTTTAATCGGAAACTATATATATAGTGCTTCTAACGTGTCGCATAGACTGACACCAACGAAAAGAAGAAAATCATAATCCGCAGGTTGCGGAACTTGCGGTCCGGGGCGGAGCGTAGACGAAAAGGGAGAATGCCGTGACGCTCGATTTAGCTCCAATCGGGACTGGAAACCGCATGTCGACACGCGGGCGCACCCCGGCGCGCCGGTCGACTGGTTCGCTGCTCGATACGCTGATTTCGCAACGGAGAGGCGGACAAGGGTCGGGCCCGCGAAACAGAGGGCCGATCCGCATCGGCCTTCTAGTGCCCTTCCAGGGTGCCGATGCAATCTGGGGACCCTCCTGCCAGTACAGCGCGGTGCTCGCCGCTGCTGAACTCAATGAAAACGGCGGCATCCTTGGTCGGCAGATCGAGTTGCTCGCCGCAGATGCGGGCGGAAGTCCGCAAGCCGTGGTCGAACGCGCCCGCGATCTCGTCGAGCGCCAGGGCGCCGACGCTTTGGTGGGCGTGCACCTCTCCTCCGTCCGAGTCGAACTCGCCCGCGCCCTTGCCGGACGTGTGCCCTACGTTTTCGCACCCTTGTTTGAGGGCGCCACTGAAAGAGAGCGGGTCTTCAGCATTGGCGAAGTGCCGGAACGGCAGTTTGCCGGTCCGGTCAGCCATTTCATGGAACAACGCAAATCGCGTCGCTGGTTTCTCGTGGGCAATGACTACGTGTGGCCCCGTGCCACGCACAATTGGGTCCGTGACTTCGTCGCGAAGCACGGTGGGGAGGTCGTGGGCGATGAATATGTCGGCCTCGGCCACGACACCGCTCATCTCATCGACGTCATCGAGGCGGCCAATCCGGATGTCCTCTTCCTGTCGCTCGTCGGATCCGAATGCGTACCCTTCAACCGCATGTTCGCCGAACGCGGCCTGTCGCGTCGTATCATCCGGTTGTCCGGCGCCATCGAAGAAAACACGCTGATGGCGATAGGGGCAGAGAATACCGAAAATCTGTACTGCGCCGCCGGTTATTTCAGCGCACTGGAAACGCCGGAAAACCGCAACTTCCTCAAGCGTTATCGCGATGCCTTTGGAGTGACCGCGCCGGTGCAGGGTGTACTCAGCGAAGCCTGCTACGAGGGCTTGCGGTTCTTTGGCGCCCTTACGGCTCGCGCTAAATCACTGGATCTCGAC is a window of Sinorhizobium sp. BG8 DNA encoding:
- a CDS encoding ROK family protein, with protein sequence MQDVKELFRDQEAPAGRIVRAIAAIGAATATQLVKSTGLARSTVSTLLSELKDSGIVLDLDTKSNGFGRPSQLLSLYPGTGRCAGVLLGLGEIRIVICDLAHTVLSDVWFEMRRDYTPEEAAEQIKANLTRECASLGLAIKDLLGVGLAISAPLSYDGRVLNGDVLPTWGGVDLAAIFSKHLDCPLHAENESHCGALAEMTWGAAIGEKDFVLYKFDLGVGGAIVRDGVVQRGFNGSAAEFGHIVLDSHGSLCRCGNRGCLQTFVGGYHLMRHAEAFGGQPVTIDQFIERAREGRLGYRRLIEDAAEKAGWGMGITASILNPPLFIIVGKLATIGEAFTEPLERSFARHTLPPPDQVADMPRPRFVVGKFLGNDDTVMGAVALVLHQHGRVAHSL
- a CDS encoding MarR family transcriptional regulator, with product MAERSLNDHLSHLLAQANRHLSRQLTAEGVSLDQWRLMKVLSESGGLPMGKLAEELALNLPTLTKLVDRMVQDALVYRVPDPSDRRKVRMFLSDKGASMLASQNKRVEEHEAKVEDNYGNEDAQRLKAMLESFIKQIV
- a CDS encoding substrate-binding domain-containing protein, with the protein product MSTRGRTPARRSTGSLLDTLISQRRGGQGSGPRNRGPIRIGLLVPFQGADAIWGPSCQYSAVLAAAELNENGGILGRQIELLAADAGGSPQAVVERARDLVERQGADALVGVHLSSVRVELARALAGRVPYVFAPLFEGATERERVFSIGEVPERQFAGPVSHFMEQRKSRRWFLVGNDYVWPRATHNWVRDFVAKHGGEVVGDEYVGLGHDTAHLIDVIEAANPDVLFLSLVGSECVPFNRMFAERGLSRRIIRLSGAIEENTLMAIGAENTENLYCAAGYFSALETPENRNFLKRYRDAFGVTAPVQGVLSEACYEGLRFFGALTARAKSLDLDILSQAFEGLTFESPRGVTTVRNGVATGPTYLARADGTEFEILRSFSND